In the Colwellia sp. 20A7 genome, one interval contains:
- a CDS encoding elongation factor P hydroxylase, translating to MSYHYQDLIELFDKTFSQSYNTRLIRGDDEPIYLPQNSECSYNQIVFAHGYYASAFHEIAHWCHAGEKRRLLEDYGYWYAPDGRNEQQQAQFEQVEVIPQAIEWAFNVAVKKDFHVSSDNLDGFQSDSIDFKDKVFQQVEVFLQQGFPVRANQFIEALAHFYNTPLPLNTDGFIKNKEGK from the coding sequence ATGTCATACCATTATCAAGATTTAATTGAGCTCTTTGATAAAACTTTTAGTCAATCTTATAACACGCGATTGATTAGGGGGGACGATGAACCCATCTATTTACCTCAAAATAGCGAATGTAGTTATAATCAAATAGTCTTTGCCCATGGCTATTATGCAAGTGCTTTTCATGAAATAGCGCATTGGTGTCATGCCGGCGAAAAAAGACGTTTACTAGAAGATTATGGCTACTGGTATGCTCCTGATGGGCGAAATGAGCAGCAACAAGCTCAATTTGAGCAGGTTGAAGTTATTCCACAAGCTATTGAGTGGGCTTTTAATGTCGCCGTTAAAAAAGATTTCCATGTTTCTTCTGATAATTTAGATGGATTTCAATCCGATAGTATTGATTTTAAAGACAAAGTTTTTCAACAGGTTGAAGTGTTTTTACAGCAAGGGTTTCCGGTAAGAGCAAATCAGTTCATTGAAGCTTTGGCTCACTTTTATAATACACCTTTACCTTTAAATACTGATGGTTTTATAAAAAATAAAGAAGGCAAATAA
- a CDS encoding monovalent cation/H+ antiporter subunit A yields the protein MTLLWIPLLSLLGSIISSMTGKLTRNQSTGLSLLMPVIALLMTISLTPAVFSGEEIRQTISWIPLLGIDIAFRLDGLSLLFIFMILGIGILVIFYTRYYLSSKDSMPKLYAYLMLFMTAMLGIVMSNNVIQLWFFWELTSISSFLLISYWWQKSEARKGAIMALTITGGGGLALLAGLLLLGNIVGSFNLDVILASREIIQAHDWYEVALILVLLGAFTKSAQFPFHFWLPHAMAAPTPVSAYLHSATMVKAGIFLLARFYPVLAGTDTWFIIVSITGLTTLLFGAYIALFKHDLKGLLAYSTISHLGLITLLLGLSTELATVAAIFHIINHATFKASLFMATGIIDHETGTRDMRKLNGMWRFMPYTATLAMVAAAAMAGVPLLNGFLSKEMFFAETLHQQLLGSMSWLIPVLATVAGALAVAYSARFIHDVFFNGDPIDLPRQPSEPPRYMRVPIEILVALCLLVGIFPNFIVDDILKSASFAVLGGYVPEFKVALWHGFNLPLLMSAIAVSGGLFMYTQRRHLYKFQDSLPTLNAKKVFDGTVYRMIKWCQHKINTIENGSLQRYLTLMFLVVLLFSGWPLLEMNQLVGQKPLTPIDVHNAVGAALLIIGAISTVIWYRTRMISLLMVSVVGLMVSVAFTRFSAPDLALTQLTVEVVTIILLMLALFFLPQYSPRESSSMRILRDIGISGTLGVVIGSICYALITRPFESISDFFLANAKTGGGGTNVVNVILVDFRGFDTLGEICVLGIAALGIYKLLVNLPLFMPGSDSEGRPWAKERYPILLASISQSLLPLALLVSFYIFLRGHNLPGGGFIAGLITAIAFILQYIAHGSNWIAERLTINYRKIIASGIAIALFTGVGSWFFDKPFMTTWFDYFNIPFIGEIELASALVFDLGVYITVVGATLMILGSLGKLTANAPKEEVNI from the coding sequence ATGACTTTGCTTTGGATACCCTTGCTATCCTTACTTGGCAGTATTATTTCTTCAATGACGGGCAAATTAACCCGTAATCAATCGACTGGGTTATCCTTATTAATGCCTGTTATCGCATTATTAATGACCATTAGCCTTACTCCTGCTGTTTTTTCTGGTGAGGAAATTCGACAAACAATTTCGTGGATACCGCTACTGGGTATTGATATAGCCTTTCGTTTAGACGGTCTCTCACTATTATTCATTTTTATGATATTAGGCATTGGTATATTAGTTATTTTTTATACTCGTTATTACTTAAGTAGTAAAGACTCTATGCCTAAGCTTTATGCCTACTTGATGTTATTTATGACAGCAATGCTTGGTATTGTCATGTCGAATAATGTCATTCAACTCTGGTTTTTTTGGGAACTTACTAGTATTAGTTCTTTCTTATTAATTAGTTACTGGTGGCAGAAATCCGAAGCACGTAAAGGTGCGATAATGGCTTTAACTATAACCGGTGGTGGTGGTTTAGCTTTATTAGCGGGTTTGCTTTTATTGGGTAATATCGTTGGTAGTTTTAATTTAGATGTTATTTTAGCTAGCAGAGAAATTATTCAAGCACATGATTGGTACGAAGTTGCACTAATTTTAGTATTACTTGGCGCCTTCACTAAGTCGGCACAATTTCCTTTTCATTTTTGGTTACCCCATGCAATGGCGGCACCAACACCAGTAAGTGCTTATCTTCATTCTGCCACTATGGTAAAGGCAGGTATTTTTTTATTAGCACGTTTTTACCCTGTATTAGCGGGAACTGATACTTGGTTTATTATTGTTAGTATCACTGGCTTAACTACATTATTATTTGGCGCTTACATCGCTTTATTTAAGCATGATTTAAAAGGGTTATTAGCTTATTCAACTATTAGTCACTTAGGTTTAATTACTTTATTATTAGGCTTGAGTACGGAACTTGCGACAGTCGCTGCTATTTTCCATATTATCAACCATGCAACCTTTAAAGCTTCTTTGTTTATGGCAACAGGTATTATTGACCATGAAACCGGTACGCGTGATATGCGTAAGCTCAACGGTATGTGGCGATTTATGCCTTATACAGCAACATTGGCAATGGTTGCTGCAGCGGCTATGGCAGGGGTTCCACTATTAAATGGATTCTTGTCTAAAGAAATGTTTTTTGCTGAAACATTACACCAACAATTATTGGGATCTATGTCATGGCTTATTCCTGTACTTGCGACCGTTGCAGGTGCTTTAGCGGTAGCTTATTCCGCACGATTTATCCATGATGTTTTCTTTAATGGTGATCCGATTGACTTACCTAGACAACCAAGTGAACCTCCTCGATATATGCGGGTGCCAATCGAGATATTAGTGGCTTTATGTTTACTTGTGGGAATATTTCCAAACTTTATTGTTGATGACATTTTAAAGTCTGCGTCTTTTGCTGTACTTGGTGGTTATGTGCCAGAGTTTAAAGTAGCGCTGTGGCATGGTTTTAATTTGCCATTATTAATGAGTGCTATTGCCGTTAGTGGTGGTTTATTTATGTATACACAACGCCGCCATCTTTATAAATTTCAAGATTCTCTACCCACTTTAAACGCTAAAAAAGTGTTCGATGGTACAGTTTATCGGATGATAAAGTGGTGCCAGCATAAAATAAATACGATAGAAAATGGTTCGTTACAGCGTTATTTAACGTTAATGTTCCTAGTAGTTTTACTTTTTTCTGGTTGGCCATTACTTGAAATGAACCAATTAGTAGGGCAAAAACCACTAACTCCTATCGATGTTCATAATGCTGTTGGAGCAGCGTTATTAATTATTGGCGCTATTAGTACAGTCATTTGGTATCGCACACGAATGATCTCCTTGTTGATGGTCTCTGTTGTGGGCTTGATGGTATCTGTCGCCTTTACTCGATTCTCAGCGCCAGATTTAGCATTGACTCAGCTAACCGTTGAAGTAGTGACTATTATATTACTGATGTTGGCTTTATTCTTTTTACCACAGTACTCGCCTAGAGAATCTAGCTCTATGCGCATACTGCGTGATATAGGTATATCTGGAACATTAGGTGTTGTTATTGGTAGCATTTGTTATGCCTTAATTACCCGTCCATTTGAGTCTATATCAGACTTTTTCTTAGCAAATGCTAAAACAGGTGGTGGCGGCACGAATGTTGTAAATGTTATTTTAGTCGATTTTCGTGGTTTTGATACGCTAGGAGAAATTTGTGTATTAGGAATTGCTGCTTTAGGCATTTATAAGCTGTTAGTAAACTTGCCTTTATTTATGCCTGGTAGTGATAGTGAAGGCCGTCCTTGGGCAAAAGAACGTTATCCTATTTTATTGGCGAGTATTTCTCAGTCACTATTACCGTTAGCGTTACTCGTGTCGTTTTATATTTTCTTACGCGGTCATAACCTACCCGGTGGCGGATTTATTGCAGGGTTAATAACTGCTATTGCTTTTATTTTGCAATATATCGCTCATGGTTCAAATTGGATTGCTGAACGCTTAACGATTAATTATCGTAAAATTATTGCCTCAGGTATTGCGATTGCATTATTTACCGGTGTTGGTAGTTGGTTCTTTGATAAGCCGTTCATGACAACCTGGTTTGATTATTTCAATATACCTTTTATTGGCGAAATTGAACTTGCCAGTGCCTTGGTATTTGATTTAGGTGTTTATATTACGGTTGTTGGTGCGACATTAATGATTTTAGGTAGTCTTGGTAAGTTAACGGCTAATGCACCTAAAGAAGAGGTAAATATTTAA
- a CDS encoding DUF3300 domain-containing protein: MMKTFILLLSFILSAPVSLSAFSQQNYQLDEQEQSQISEAELAQMLAPIALYPDSLLTHILISSTYPIEVIKAQRWLENNAGLNAAQIAQVIESFDWDPSVKALVPFEQILNHLSEDLTWMQLLGDTFLEDETRVLESIQTLREKAKLAGNLSKMNNMEVSYEDSNIIIEPIKKEVVYVPYYDTRMVYGTWHWSSYPPVYWRPSFHVSVNRHNPFYWHSGVHISFNYFFSTFQWNKRHVLVVNPYKSHHYRKPSAISRGGNAKRWVHQPIHRKGVAYRSKATGKKYYSNKVRVHNTKKSERHVQSQLKQKKVVQRNVNPSNKNIQKVTTKQRQTSHHKERSTTKTVKKNNHSVKSRVQHNAPSKAHRGKESKANK, translated from the coding sequence ATGATGAAAACCTTTATTTTGTTATTAAGTTTTATATTAAGTGCGCCAGTGAGTTTAAGCGCATTTTCACAGCAAAATTATCAATTAGATGAGCAAGAACAATCACAAATAAGTGAAGCTGAGTTAGCGCAAATGTTAGCGCCGATAGCTCTATATCCTGACAGCTTGTTAACTCATATATTGATATCGTCAACATATCCAATTGAAGTTATCAAAGCACAGCGGTGGTTAGAAAATAATGCAGGCTTAAATGCTGCTCAAATTGCTCAAGTAATTGAAAGTTTTGATTGGGATCCTAGTGTTAAAGCATTAGTGCCTTTTGAACAAATACTGAATCATTTAAGTGAAGACTTAACATGGATGCAGCTATTAGGTGATACTTTCTTAGAAGATGAAACAAGGGTCTTAGAAAGTATTCAAACGCTTAGGGAAAAAGCTAAACTTGCTGGCAATCTCAGTAAAATGAATAATATGGAAGTCAGTTATGAAGACAGTAATATTATAATTGAACCTATAAAAAAAGAAGTTGTGTATGTTCCTTATTATGACACACGTATGGTTTATGGTACTTGGCATTGGTCGTCATATCCACCTGTCTACTGGCGTCCTTCTTTTCATGTTTCTGTGAATCGCCATAATCCTTTTTATTGGCATTCGGGTGTTCATATTTCGTTTAATTATTTCTTTAGTACTTTTCAGTGGAATAAACGTCATGTACTTGTTGTAAACCCATATAAGTCTCATCATTATCGTAAGCCTAGTGCCATTTCAAGAGGAGGTAACGCTAAACGTTGGGTTCATCAACCAATACATCGAAAAGGCGTTGCTTACAGAAGTAAGGCTACGGGTAAAAAATATTATAGTAATAAAGTGAGAGTGCATAACACGAAAAAATCAGAGCGACATGTTCAAAGTCAACTTAAGCAAAAGAAAGTTGTGCAACGTAATGTTAATCCATCTAATAAAAACATCCAAAAAGTGACAACTAAGCAACGTCAAACTAGCCATCATAAAGAGCGTAGTACAACAAAAACGGTGAAAAAAAATAATCATTCTGTGAAGAGTAGGGTGCAGCACAATGCACCTTCAAAAGCACATCGTGGCAAAGAGTCAAAAGCTAACAAGTAA
- a CDS encoding monovalent cation/H+ antiporter subunit D, with product MSQHLTSLPILLPMLAGVILLMPPCGKNKAIRRFSSVALSFITFFISLALLLKVQADGTQVYAIGDWSAPFGIVLVADPLSTLLVCLSSLLGAVCTLYASAGDDEKGSFFHPLVQFLILGVNGAFLTGDAFNLFVFFEVLLIASYALLMHGGDKKNTRAALQYVIMNLVGSAVFLVALGILYGVLGTLNMTDMAQKVTYLQGDDVYLAKIGGLLLLVVFALKGALLPLHLWLPNTYATAMPVVAALFAIMTKVGVYSMMRVYTLIFGEEAGELTHMAQSWLWWLALATITMGAIGVLASQDLRKLVSNLVIVSIGTLVALIAVQTVEASSAAIYYLVHSTLVTAALYILADLIGRQRGKVADRITAGTPVSQPMLLGSCFVIAAVAVIGMPPLSGFIAKVWLLQATLNIEYNVVFWPLYLLASLAVLFAVAKAGSTVFWHHQAKISEQRVAERAKQERVHPAQLAALIILVASAPLMSIFAGPLSEYAIGAATQLHDFSNNINIILPGGE from the coding sequence ATGAGCCAGCATTTGACTTCTTTACCTATATTACTACCTATGTTGGCAGGGGTGATCTTACTAATGCCGCCATGTGGGAAAAACAAGGCGATAAGACGGTTTTCTTCTGTAGCGTTAAGTTTTATCACTTTTTTCATTTCATTAGCTTTATTATTGAAAGTTCAAGCAGACGGTACTCAAGTTTATGCGATTGGTGATTGGAGCGCGCCTTTTGGTATTGTGCTAGTTGCTGATCCTTTATCTACCTTATTAGTGTGTTTGAGTTCTTTACTTGGTGCTGTGTGTACTTTGTATGCTAGTGCCGGAGACGATGAGAAAGGTAGCTTTTTTCATCCATTAGTACAGTTTTTAATTTTAGGTGTAAATGGCGCTTTTTTAACAGGGGATGCTTTTAACCTATTTGTATTTTTCGAAGTATTGCTTATCGCTTCTTATGCATTATTGATGCACGGTGGAGATAAGAAAAATACACGAGCGGCTTTGCAATATGTCATTATGAATCTTGTTGGCTCGGCTGTTTTCTTAGTTGCTTTAGGTATTCTATATGGCGTATTGGGCACGCTGAATATGACTGATATGGCACAAAAAGTAACTTACTTACAAGGTGATGATGTTTATCTGGCTAAAATAGGTGGCTTGTTATTGCTTGTGGTTTTTGCTTTAAAAGGTGCTTTATTACCGTTACATTTATGGCTACCTAATACTTACGCTACCGCGATGCCTGTTGTTGCTGCGTTGTTTGCGATAATGACTAAAGTTGGCGTTTATTCAATGATGCGTGTTTATACGCTTATCTTTGGTGAAGAAGCGGGTGAGTTAACTCATATGGCGCAAAGTTGGTTATGGTGGTTAGCATTGGCGACAATTACTATGGGTGCCATTGGTGTACTAGCAAGCCAAGATTTAAGAAAACTCGTCTCTAATTTGGTGATTGTTTCGATAGGTACTTTAGTGGCCTTAATAGCTGTGCAGACAGTTGAAGCAAGTTCAGCGGCTATTTATTATCTTGTTCATTCAACGCTTGTTACTGCTGCGTTATATATTTTAGCTGACTTAATTGGCCGTCAACGAGGTAAGGTTGCAGACCGTATTACCGCCGGAACTCCGGTTTCTCAACCCATGTTGTTGGGGTCTTGCTTTGTTATTGCTGCGGTAGCGGTAATAGGTATGCCGCCTTTGTCTGGATTTATAGCGAAAGTATGGTTACTTCAAGCGACACTTAATATTGAATATAACGTTGTATTTTGGCCGCTTTATTTACTCGCGAGTTTAGCGGTGTTATTTGCAGTCGCTAAAGCAGGTAGTACGGTTTTTTGGCATCATCAAGCTAAGATTTCAGAACAAAGAGTGGCAGAAAGAGCTAAGCAAGAACGTGTACATCCTGCACAGTTAGCTGCATTAATTATTCTGGTGGCTAGTGCACCGTTAATGAGTATTTTTGCAGGACCGTTAAGTGAGTATGCAATTGGAGCTGCGACTCAATTACATGATTTTAGCAACAATATTAATATTATTCTTCCTGGAGGCGAGTAA
- a CDS encoding Na+/H+ antiporter subunit G codes for MTEWIISILLLIGGTFVLIGSIGLVKMPDFFMRLHGPTKATTLGMASLLTAAMIFFSTTQDGLSLKEILISIFLLLTAPVSAYMMIKSAIHHKLNSIERTKGKDNIEDDV; via the coding sequence ATGACTGAATGGATTATTTCAATATTATTATTAATTGGCGGAACTTTTGTACTTATCGGGTCTATCGGTTTAGTGAAAATGCCAGACTTTTTTATGCGACTTCATGGGCCTACTAAAGCAACCACATTGGGTATGGCGTCATTATTAACCGCTGCAATGATTTTCTTTAGTACTACGCAAGATGGGTTAAGTTTAAAAGAGATTCTTATCTCTATATTTCTTTTGCTGACGGCACCGGTTAGTGCTTATATGATGATTAAATCAGCTATCCACCATAAGTTAAATAGCATAGAGCGCACTAAAGGTAAGGATAATATCGAAGATGATGTTTAA
- a CDS encoding ATP-NAD kinase family protein: protein MMFKLGLVINPIAGVGGSVALKGSDDMVNHALALGADLKANERTQTALKVLLPYQDEITVYTANNQMGEQAAKSLGFTVELVYQTSTDKTQAIDTESTISALLAKQVDIILFAGGDGTARNIAKVVALNTQEKDSSQVPVLGIPAGCKIHSGVYAITPRAAGRVVELMVTKQLVTLTEGDVMDIDESLFRQGIVKAKRFGEMQIPSELRYVQAVKSGGKELDELVLQDISEDVISHMRDDDEGLFIIGSGSTTDFLMGELGLESTLLGVDLVKNQMLIANDVTEQQLWQQLISTKSSESSNLTLAQQNITLVITLIGGQGHIFGRGNQQLSPRIIRLILEQRGGKDNIMIIATKKKLAALNNKPLISDTGDNDLDQLLSGFMPITTGYKDQVLYLVSSPV, encoded by the coding sequence ATAATGTTCAAATTAGGCTTGGTTATTAACCCGATAGCAGGTGTTGGTGGAAGTGTCGCGTTAAAGGGGAGTGATGATATGGTAAATCACGCCTTAGCATTAGGAGCTGATCTTAAAGCCAATGAGCGAACACAAACAGCGCTAAAAGTATTATTACCTTATCAAGATGAAATAACTGTATATACTGCTAATAACCAAATGGGTGAGCAAGCCGCAAAATCACTAGGTTTTACTGTTGAACTGGTTTATCAAACCTCAACAGATAAAACACAAGCAATTGATACCGAAAGCACTATATCTGCTTTACTCGCTAAGCAAGTTGATATTATTTTATTTGCTGGTGGTGATGGTACTGCGCGTAATATAGCGAAAGTAGTAGCCTTAAATACACAAGAAAAAGATTCATCTCAAGTACCTGTATTAGGTATTCCAGCAGGATGTAAAATTCACTCAGGTGTTTATGCTATTACACCTAGGGCTGCAGGGCGAGTAGTAGAGTTAATGGTCACTAAACAATTAGTAACATTAACTGAGGGTGATGTTATGGATATTGATGAATCATTATTTCGTCAAGGGATTGTTAAAGCTAAACGTTTTGGTGAAATGCAAATTCCGAGTGAACTTAGATACGTACAAGCGGTAAAGTCGGGCGGTAAAGAGTTAGATGAACTAGTACTGCAGGATATTAGTGAAGATGTTATTTCGCACATGAGAGATGATGATGAAGGTTTATTTATTATTGGCTCAGGCTCAACAACTGATTTTCTAATGGGCGAGCTTGGTTTAGAGAGTACTTTACTAGGCGTTGATTTAGTGAAAAATCAAATGCTCATTGCTAATGATGTAACTGAACAGCAGTTATGGCAACAACTTATCTCAACAAAGAGTTCTGAATCAAGCAACCTCACTCTAGCTCAACAAAATATAACGTTAGTTATTACTTTAATTGGAGGGCAGGGCCATATTTTTGGTCGTGGTAATCAGCAATTAAGTCCACGTATAATTCGTCTTATTCTTGAACAACGTGGTGGCAAAGACAATATTATGATTATTGCTACGAAAAAAAAATTAGCAGCCTTAAATAATAAGCCGCTAATTAGTGATACTGGTGATAATGACTT
- a CDS encoding Na+/H+ antiporter subunit C, with the protein MELLYASCVGVLVFCGVFLILRSRTFPVVLGLTMLSYGVNLFLFSSGRLSLNSAAVLGYSEVYADPLPQAFVLTAIVIGFAMTAFVVILAIRGRADLGNDHVNGQVPENNKKGKV; encoded by the coding sequence ATGGAATTACTTTACGCATCTTGTGTTGGAGTTTTAGTGTTTTGTGGTGTGTTCTTAATATTAAGATCGCGAACTTTCCCGGTGGTTTTAGGTTTAACAATGCTGTCTTATGGCGTTAATTTATTTTTGTTTTCTTCAGGACGACTTAGTTTAAATAGTGCTGCGGTTCTAGGTTACAGTGAAGTTTATGCTGATCCATTACCACAAGCTTTTGTATTAACGGCGATTGTAATTGGGTTTGCAATGACGGCTTTTGTCGTTATTTTGGCAATAAGAGGGCGAGCAGACTTAGGTAATGATCATGTGAATGGGCAAGTTCCAGAAAATAATAAAAAGGGCAAAGTATGA
- a CDS encoding Na+/H+ antiporter subunit E — MRLETRFKWLPTPIRSILLFVVWLLLNNSVSTGHIVLAIILAIVIPLATNPFRTKQPLVLRPMLALRHLMLVLYDIITANVEVAILILGPTKKLTPGFVKVPLDLTHSMPITILASTVSLTPGTVSAEVYPWRECFIEGQKPEQRYLLIHVLNLTDEEALINTIKQRYEAPLKEIFQC; from the coding sequence ATGCGTTTAGAAACTCGATTTAAATGGCTGCCAACTCCTATTCGGAGTATTTTGTTATTTGTTGTATGGTTATTATTAAATAATAGCGTATCAACCGGGCATATTGTCTTAGCTATTATTCTTGCTATTGTTATTCCGCTTGCGACTAACCCATTTAGAACTAAGCAGCCATTAGTACTAAGGCCTATGCTAGCGTTACGTCATTTAATGTTGGTTTTATATGACATTATTACGGCAAATGTTGAGGTTGCTATATTAATATTAGGACCGACTAAAAAATTAACGCCAGGCTTTGTTAAGGTACCACTAGATTTAACACACAGTATGCCTATTACTATATTGGCCAGTACAGTGTCATTAACACCTGGAACTGTTAGTGCTGAAGTGTATCCATGGCGTGAGTGTTTTATCGAAGGTCAAAAGCCGGAACAACGTTATTTATTGATACACGTTTTAAATCTTACTGATGAAGAGGCTTTAATCAATACAATTAAACAACGTTATGAAGCGCCTCTTAAGGAGATATTTCAATGCTAG
- a CDS encoding K+/H+ antiporter subunit F — MLETVILIVFAMIGLSLILNLWRLLMGPSVPDRILALDTMYINSIALIILYGMNMGTGLYFEAALLIAMLGFVSTVAVCKYLLRGDIIE, encoded by the coding sequence ATGCTAGAAACTGTTATTTTGATTGTGTTTGCGATGATAGGTCTGTCGTTAATATTAAACTTATGGCGTTTATTAATGGGTCCTTCAGTTCCCGATAGAATACTGGCGCTCGATACAATGTATATCAATAGTATTGCGTTGATCATCTTATATGGCATGAATATGGGAACTGGACTGTATTTTGAGGCTGCATTGCTAATTGCTATGTTAGGTTTTGTAAGTACTGTGGCAGTATGTAAATACTTATTACGTGGCGACATTATAGAGTAG
- a CDS encoding ATP-binding protein — MNSLKVRLLLSTLVMTVIMLPIIGFTLSNAFERQLMSGSQNELKAYSYSILTVAEVENNQLVMPELLLENQFNVSQSGLYAIVTSSNDLTTLAENTTDNMPLWQSQSLLTLSLPALLPSPIVGETLFSTINLEGSSHLLFSFSVSFFNNGQEFPVTLHIIKDQENMLIALNDFRHKLWGWLLLLIVVFVSVQIIGLLWTLKPLRQLTYELERIEKGQQKSLSGYYPLELQKVVKQLNTLLVTEENQRTRYRNALSDLAHSLKTPLAVMQSEKEISANTNVQLQKINQIIEYQLKRAQSAGQSSWHLGIGVKQVAEKLVKTLSKLYRDNHLSFTLDVNESAIFKGDEGDLMEILGNILDNACKAAKSKIAIKVLNENEKLTIEVSDDGEGINQSQQAIILSRGGRADTYQAGHGIGLAIVNDLVSSYRGQLFISKSPTLGGATFTLVFDIST, encoded by the coding sequence ATGAATTCTTTAAAGGTTCGGTTATTATTAAGTACATTAGTAATGACAGTGATCATGCTACCTATTATTGGTTTTACATTAAGTAATGCCTTTGAGCGACAATTAATGTCGGGGAGTCAAAACGAATTAAAAGCTTATAGTTATTCTATTTTGACTGTAGCTGAGGTAGAAAATAATCAATTAGTCATGCCAGAACTCTTATTGGAAAACCAATTTAATGTGAGCCAATCAGGCTTGTATGCAATAGTAACATCTAGCAATGATTTAACTACGTTAGCAGAAAACACAACAGATAATATGCCATTATGGCAGTCACAATCTTTGCTAACCTTATCCTTACCCGCATTATTACCATCGCCTATTGTTGGAGAAACGTTGTTTTCTACCATCAATTTAGAAGGTAGTAGTCATTTACTTTTTAGTTTTAGTGTTAGTTTTTTTAATAACGGACAAGAGTTTCCTGTAACTCTTCATATTATTAAAGATCAAGAAAATATGCTGATTGCACTCAATGATTTTAGGCATAAACTTTGGGGATGGCTATTATTACTAATCGTCGTGTTTGTCTCTGTTCAAATCATTGGCTTATTGTGGACTCTGAAACCATTGAGACAATTAACCTATGAGCTTGAGCGTATTGAAAAAGGCCAGCAGAAATCATTAAGCGGTTATTACCCACTTGAATTACAGAAGGTGGTGAAACAATTAAACACTTTATTAGTAACAGAAGAAAATCAACGGACGCGTTATCGTAATGCTTTATCTGATTTAGCCCATAGCCTGAAAACCCCGCTTGCAGTCATGCAAAGTGAAAAAGAAATCTCAGCTAATACAAATGTTCAACTACAGAAAATTAACCAAATTATTGAATATCAGCTGAAAAGAGCGCAAAGTGCGGGACAGTCTTCATGGCATTTAGGGATTGGAGTGAAACAAGTCGCTGAAAAACTGGTGAAAACTTTAAGTAAATTATATAGAGACAACCATTTATCTTTCACGCTTGATGTTAATGAGTCGGCCATCTTTAAAGGCGATGAAGGTGATTTAATGGAGATTTTAGGTAATATATTAGACAACGCCTGTAAAGCCGCTAAAAGTAAGATAGCAATTAAGGTTTTAAACGAAAATGAAAAATTAACCATAGAAGTTTCTGATGATGGTGAAGGTATCAATCAATCACAGCAGGCTATTATTTTATCGCGAGGAGGTCGAGCTGATACCTATCAAGCAGGACATGGTATTGGTTTAGCAATTGTTAATGATCTTGTGAGTAGCTATCGAGGTCAATTGTTTATCAGTAAATCACCTACACTTGGTGGTGCTACTTTTACACTGGTGTTTGATATATCGACCTAG
- a CDS encoding Lrp/AsnC family transcriptional regulator — protein MKKLDNIDLQVLTILYNDADITNKELAEKIGIAPSTCLERVKRLRQNGVIKGAYIDVNLNTIGGNIEAIAAIRLQPYSEQIVNQFRDDLLKYPEILNLYHMGGSYDYYIHMSVQDSEHLRQFVFKNITSRDEVTTVETSLVFEHSRSGVLPNFQTN, from the coding sequence ATGAAGAAGCTGGACAACATCGATTTACAAGTATTAACTATTTTATATAATGATGCAGATATTACTAATAAAGAATTAGCTGAAAAAATAGGAATTGCACCTTCAACGTGTTTAGAGCGTGTAAAACGTTTAAGGCAAAATGGCGTTATAAAAGGTGCTTATATTGATGTCAACTTAAATACTATTGGTGGTAATATTGAAGCAATTGCAGCTATTCGTCTACAGCCTTATTCAGAGCAAATTGTAAATCAGTTTAGAGATGACTTATTAAAATATCCTGAAATATTGAATCTTTACCATATGGGTGGTAGTTATGATTACTACATTCATATGTCAGTTCAAGATAGTGAACATTTACGCCAATTTGTCTTTAAAAATATAACCTCAAGAGACGAAGTTACTACGGTAGAAACTTCACTTGTTTTTGAGCATAGTCGTAGTGGTGTACTACCAAATTTTCAAACAAACTAA